A genomic segment from Streptomyces sp. NBC_00654 encodes:
- a CDS encoding response regulator transcription factor: MEQTHTTHNGVAATPGAQRRVLVVEDDPTIVDAISARLRAEGFLVQTALDGPAAVDAAEAWQPDLMVLDIMLPGFDGLEVCRRVQAQRPVPVLMLTARDDETDMLVGLGVGADDYMTKPFSMRELAARVHVLLRRVERAALAAVTPRSGILRLGELEIDHAQRRVRVRAEDVHLTPTEFDLLVCLANTPRAVLSREQLLAEVWDWADASGTRTVDSHIKALRRKIGAERIRTVHGVGYALETPAP; the protein is encoded by the coding sequence ATGGAACAGACACACACCACCCACAACGGCGTCGCGGCCACCCCAGGGGCTCAGCGCCGGGTGCTGGTGGTCGAGGACGACCCCACGATCGTCGACGCCATTTCCGCCCGGCTGCGGGCCGAGGGCTTCCTGGTGCAGACCGCACTGGACGGGCCCGCGGCCGTGGACGCGGCCGAGGCCTGGCAGCCCGATCTGATGGTGCTCGACATCATGCTTCCCGGCTTCGACGGGCTGGAGGTCTGCCGTCGGGTGCAGGCCCAGCGCCCCGTGCCGGTGCTGATGCTGACGGCCCGGGACGACGAGACCGACATGCTGGTCGGACTCGGTGTCGGCGCCGACGACTACATGACCAAACCGTTCTCCATGCGCGAGCTGGCGGCCCGGGTACACGTCCTGCTGCGCCGGGTGGAGCGTGCGGCGCTGGCCGCGGTCACCCCGCGCAGCGGCATCCTGCGCCTGGGCGAGCTGGAGATCGACCACGCGCAGCGCCGGGTCCGGGTGCGCGCCGAGGACGTGCACCTGACGCCGACGGAGTTCGATCTGCTGGTCTGCCTGGCCAACACCCCGCGTGCGGTGCTCTCCCGCGAGCAGCTGCTGGCGGAGGTCTGGGACTGGGCGGACGCCTCGGGCACCCGTACGGTCGACAGCCACATCAAGGCGCTGCGCCGGAAGATCGGCGCCGAGCGGATCCGTACCGTGCACGGTGTCGGCTACGCCCTGGAGACCCCCGCGCCATGA